The sequence TGACGATTCCGGCGTCCGTGCTGGTGGAAAGCTCGGGCGCGGTGCGGTGCTCGGTCATCGGTTCCCTCCAGACGTCCCCGGGCGGGTGGTACCCCGGGCGGCGTGAGATCACTCGTCGGCGGCGTGTCGCTGCGACATCCGGGCGATTTCGATGCGCAAGCGTTGCGTTCGGACATAGCATATTCGGTGCAGCACCACCGTTTCCCGGTACACCGCCGGCCGCGCCGGATGCCACGCCCCGCGGCCGGCCGGATCCGGCTGACGCGGGCCGGATCGCCGGCGCTCCGCGGCGCTGGCAGGGGGACGCGGCAGGCCATCGCCCCGCCGCCGCGTCCCTCCCCGATCCGGACGTCGCTAAGCTTCGGCAGTTCGCCGTCCGTGAGGCGAAGGGAAGCGGTGGAAGCGAAGAACGTCGACGCAGGAGCCTGGGCACCCGGCAAAGTCGCCGAGCTACTCGGCGTCTCACCCGTGACGCTGCGCAGCTGGAGCGCGCGGTACGGGATCGGGCCCCCGGCCGGCGCCGGACGGCACCGCCGCTATTCCGACGCCGACGTCCGCCGCCTCCAGCAGATGCAGCGCCTGGTCGCGCGCGGCATGCCGGTGCGCGAAGCGGCGGCCGCGGCCTTCGGCGGCGAAGCGGACACGCCCGAGATCCCGGCCGCCGACCGGGCGCGCGAGCTCGCGGACGCGGCGGAGGAGCTGCAGTCGGCGACGGTGGCCGGCCTCCTCGACGAAACGCTGGGCACGCTCGGCCCGGCCGCCGCCTGGACCGACGTCCTGGCCCCGGTCCTGCGCGGCCTCGGCGACCGCTGGCAGCGCGGCGACGTGTGCTTCGCCTCGGAGTGGGCGCTGACGACGGAGATCTCCCTGGCGTACGAGCGCTTCAGCGCGCGCTTCCCGGCGGCCGTCCCCGGCCGGCCGGTGCTGCTGGCGTGCTGCCCGGCCGAGCGGCACTCGCTGCCGATGGAGGCCCTGCGGGCGACGCTGGCGGAGGCGGGGATCCCGGTGGCGTATCTCGGCCAGCTGGTCCCGGCGGAGGCACTGGCGGACCTGGCGGCCCGCCTCGACCCGGTGCTGGTGGTCCTGTGGTCGATGACCCCGCCAACCGCGGACGACCTCCTGGCGGCCCGGGTACAGGCCCTCGGCCGCGCGGTCGGCGCGGCGGGCCCGGGGTGGGACAACCTGGGCGACCGCGGCTACGCGAGGGTGAACGACCTCGAGTCGGCGGTCGAACTGGCGGCGGCGCACGCCGAGCTGTAGCCGGTCCCGGCCCCGGCGGGCCCGCACCCGAGCTGCAGCTGGCCCGCATGTCGCTGCCGGTCCTCCGCCTCGAAGCGCCCCAAGGTGGCCTTCGGTGCGTGAGACGCACCGAAGGCCACCTTGGGTGCGCTGGACGCAACCAAGGCCACATTGGGGCGCTCGGCGCACCCCCGGCCACTTGGCGCACCGAAGGTGACTTCGATACGCCGGAGTCCACATTGGCTGCGCCGCACGCGACGACAGCGCACGAGCGGCGCCGAAGTTGCGCAGGGCGCAATCGAGGCCGCGCCGGACGCAGTCCACATTGGTGCGCCCCGCGAGATCGAGTGCGCCCGGCTCAGGTCAGCTTTCCGAGCGCCCGCGTAAGCTCCGGCACCACTTCGTCCCCGAGCCGCTCGAACTCCCGCTTCAGCAACGGCCCGGCCAGCTTCGCCAGCCCGTGGAACTCGATCGTCGCCTGGTACCGCACCTTCGTGCCGCTCCCGTCCGGCGTCAACGTGAAGTCGTCCGTCGACGTGGCCGTCTTGTTCGACCCCACGAACGTCACCCGCCCCGGCTCACGGCGCGTCAGGCGGTAGTCCAGCTCCGTCTCCCGGCCGCGGAACTCCGACACGTTGTGCC is a genomic window of Amycolatopsis lexingtonensis containing:
- a CDS encoding SRPBCC family protein yields the protein MVEVERTLTVTAPIEAVAGYLQDFAHTEEWDPGTKSCTRTDAGPIEVGARWHNVSEFRGRETELDYRLTRREPGRVTFVGSNKTATSTDDFTLTPDGSGTKVRYQATIEFHGLAKLAGPLLKREFERLGDEVVPELTRALGKLT
- a CDS encoding MerR family transcriptional regulator; translated protein: MEAKNVDAGAWAPGKVAELLGVSPVTLRSWSARYGIGPPAGAGRHRRYSDADVRRLQQMQRLVARGMPVREAAAAAFGGEADTPEIPAADRARELADAAEELQSATVAGLLDETLGTLGPAAAWTDVLAPVLRGLGDRWQRGDVCFASEWALTTEISLAYERFSARFPAAVPGRPVLLACCPAERHSLPMEALRATLAEAGIPVAYLGQLVPAEALADLAARLDPVLVVLWSMTPPTADDLLAARVQALGRAVGAAGPGWDNLGDRGYARVNDLESAVELAAAHAEL